Proteins encoded by one window of Oreochromis niloticus isolate F11D_XX unplaced genomic scaffold, O_niloticus_UMD_NMBU tig00000768_pilon, whole genome shotgun sequence:
- the LOC109201605 gene encoding polycystic kidney disease protein 1-like 3 isoform X1, translating to MMDCSLCFSGALLGLMVNLCLSYFAVFWHYGLFSYSLVVLVVVMIMMMISFMFKPPSLLHDCLRLDPPLFFHTAHSTRRDSTVQPDMVPAAFTPPTELWELITDSASKLINLWLEHEGEAFLYTVETRLQQLISGYPWLLDSLHPPVRNFVLHKLHLHPSATTTCPLASTEDVPSKPPDEELPDPSEQTPKRKRHLRRPHRWHGTPQPDVGTCNPPAVVSERDTVSALSDTRTIYSGAIFCVSTEDNSGFSVSSMAIASKTVSPEPTLCDNDCVHSIVPSSLPPQPNVKSETWPAVQSAVQSAAQLPAVQSAATLPAVQSATPPTVTPPLPSSSLPVAQLPLVQQPAHSFIQSPSSPSHCKQGTPSLWGGPGGSYFLEDDQLLRTSLSFHEGCQSPANSGPLEVKPPAPAISPENFTEQSQPSSPAESSSEFTHPPQSSAECVGEHFQPSKDCIVLNKPPSLLHGCLRLDPPLFFHTAHSTRCDRQETYSFCPLLEHYKPMLRLK from the coding sequence atgatggattgttctttatgtttctctggtgCTTTGTTGGGTCTTATGGTGAATCTGTGTTTGAGttattttgctgtgttttggcattatggattgttttcttattctctTGTAGTGCTTGTGGtggtgatgataatgatgatgattagtTTCATGTTTAAACCACCTTCACTCCTCCACGACTGCCTGcgattggatcctcctttattttTCCACACGGCTCACTCCACTCGCCGTGACAGTACGGTCCAGCCAGATATGGTTCCAGCGGCATTCACCCCACCCACAGAGCTTTGGGAGCTCATAACGGACTCTGCTTCAAAATTAATCAACCTGTGGTTAGAGCATGAGGGAGAAGCGTTTCTCTACACTGTGGAAACCAGGCTACAACAGCTTATTTCTGGTTATCCCTGGCTACTGGACTCACTGCACCCGCCCGTACGGAATTTCGTTCTCCACAAGCTTCACCTTCACCCCTCTGCCACTACCACTTGCCCGCTTGCTTCTACGGAGGACGTGCCGTCCAAACCGCCGGACGAGGAATTACCCGACCCGTCGGAGCAGACTCCGAAAAGAAAGCGACATTTGCGACGTCCACACCGTTGGCACGGCACCCCACAGCCGGATGTCGGGACATGTAATCCACCGGCAGTGGTGAGCGAGAGGGACACTGTTTCTGCTTTGTCAGATACAAGGACTATTTATTCTGGGgctattttttgtgtttccacTGAAGATAATAGTGGTTTCTCTGTTTCATCCATGGCCATTGCTTCAAAGACTGTCTCTCCTGAGCCCACGCTCTGTGATAATGACTGTGTCCATTCCATTGTCCCATCCTCACTTCCACCCCAGCCAAACGTCAAGTCTGAAACATGgcccgcagttcagtcagcagttcagtcagcagcccagctgcccgcagttcagtcagcagccacgctgcccgcagttcagtcagccaCTCCACCAACTGTTACACCTCCACTACCATCATCTTCGCTACCTGTAGCTCAGTTGCCACTAGTTCAGCAGCCTGCccactcattcattcagtcACCATCCTCACCGTCTCATTGCAAGCAGGGAACACCaagcctctggggaggccctggagGGAGTTACTTCCTCGAAGATGACCAGCTTTTGAGAACCAGCTTAAGTTTTCATGAAGGGTGTCAGTCACCAGCCAACTCTGGACCCCTAGAGGTTAAGCCACCAGCTCCAGCAATTTCACCTGAGAACTTTACTGAGCAGTCTCAGCCGTCATCCCCTGCTGAGAGCTCCAGTGAATTCACCCATCCGCCTCAGTCCTCGGCTGAGTGTGTTGGAGAACACTTTCAGCCCTCCAAGGACTGCATTGTGCTCAATAAACCACCTTCACTCCTCCACGGCTGCCTGcgattggatcctcctttattttTCCACACGGCTCACTCCACTCGCTGTGACAGACAGGAGACTTACAGTTTTTGCCCATTGCTTGAACACTATAAACCCATGCTTAGACTAAAGTAA
- the LOC109201605 gene encoding cell wall adhesin EAP1-like isoform X2 — protein MIMMMISFMFKPPSLLHDCLRLDPPLFFHTAHSTRRDSTVQPDMVPAAFTPPTELWELITDSASKLINLWLEHEGEAFLYTVETRLQQLISGYPWLLDSLHPPVRNFVLHKLHLHPSATTTCPLASTEDVPSKPPDEELPDPSEQTPKRKRHLRRPHRWHGTPQPDVGTCNPPAVVSERDTVSALSDTRTIYSGAIFCVSTEDNSGFSVSSMAIASKTVSPEPTLCDNDCVHSIVPSSLPPQPNVKSETWPAVQSAVQSAAQLPAVQSAATLPAVQSATPPTVTPPLPSSSLPVAQLPLVQQPAHSFIQSPSSPSHCKQGTPSLWGGPGGSYFLEDDQLLRTSLSFHEGCQSPANSGPLEVKPPAPAISPENFTEQSQPSSPAESSSEFTHPPQSSAECVGEHFQPSKDCIVLNKPPSLLHGCLRLDPPLFFHTAHSTRCDRQETYSFCPLLEHYKPMLRLK, from the coding sequence atgataatgatgatgattagtTTCATGTTTAAACCACCTTCACTCCTCCACGACTGCCTGcgattggatcctcctttattttTCCACACGGCTCACTCCACTCGCCGTGACAGTACGGTCCAGCCAGATATGGTTCCAGCGGCATTCACCCCACCCACAGAGCTTTGGGAGCTCATAACGGACTCTGCTTCAAAATTAATCAACCTGTGGTTAGAGCATGAGGGAGAAGCGTTTCTCTACACTGTGGAAACCAGGCTACAACAGCTTATTTCTGGTTATCCCTGGCTACTGGACTCACTGCACCCGCCCGTACGGAATTTCGTTCTCCACAAGCTTCACCTTCACCCCTCTGCCACTACCACTTGCCCGCTTGCTTCTACGGAGGACGTGCCGTCCAAACCGCCGGACGAGGAATTACCCGACCCGTCGGAGCAGACTCCGAAAAGAAAGCGACATTTGCGACGTCCACACCGTTGGCACGGCACCCCACAGCCGGATGTCGGGACATGTAATCCACCGGCAGTGGTGAGCGAGAGGGACACTGTTTCTGCTTTGTCAGATACAAGGACTATTTATTCTGGGgctattttttgtgtttccacTGAAGATAATAGTGGTTTCTCTGTTTCATCCATGGCCATTGCTTCAAAGACTGTCTCTCCTGAGCCCACGCTCTGTGATAATGACTGTGTCCATTCCATTGTCCCATCCTCACTTCCACCCCAGCCAAACGTCAAGTCTGAAACATGgcccgcagttcagtcagcagttcagtcagcagcccagctgcccgcagttcagtcagcagccacgctgcccgcagttcagtcagccaCTCCACCAACTGTTACACCTCCACTACCATCATCTTCGCTACCTGTAGCTCAGTTGCCACTAGTTCAGCAGCCTGCccactcattcattcagtcACCATCCTCACCGTCTCATTGCAAGCAGGGAACACCaagcctctggggaggccctggagGGAGTTACTTCCTCGAAGATGACCAGCTTTTGAGAACCAGCTTAAGTTTTCATGAAGGGTGTCAGTCACCAGCCAACTCTGGACCCCTAGAGGTTAAGCCACCAGCTCCAGCAATTTCACCTGAGAACTTTACTGAGCAGTCTCAGCCGTCATCCCCTGCTGAGAGCTCCAGTGAATTCACCCATCCGCCTCAGTCCTCGGCTGAGTGTGTTGGAGAACACTTTCAGCCCTCCAAGGACTGCATTGTGCTCAATAAACCACCTTCACTCCTCCACGGCTGCCTGcgattggatcctcctttattttTCCACACGGCTCACTCCACTCGCTGTGACAGACAGGAGACTTACAGTTTTTGCCCATTGCTTGAACACTATAAACCCATGCTTAGACTAAAGTAA